Proteins encoded in a region of the uncultured Desulfovibrio sp. genome:
- a CDS encoding bifunctional methionine sulfoxide reductase B/A protein yields the protein MQNTYPMPPLSGLEADVLLRKATEPPYTGKYVNNHEAGTYICRQCGMPLYHSDDKFESGCGWPSFDTAVPGAVRRVPDADGRRVEILCANCGGHLGHVFEGEGFTEKNTRHCVNSLSMSFASAGSDAEKAALARLAAKKETSAAGGAPLAATGASGQTAASGGCTATAIVAGGCFWGVEDAFQKIPGVCEAVSGYTGGHTANPTYEDVCRGDTGHAEAVLVRYDPSRVSYEQILRRFFEIHDPTQLNRQGPDWGEQYRSAVFYQGAEQKAVVEKLVARLRELGYKVVTQVAPAGPFYEAEAYHQDFARRTGRGVCHMSVPRFSQRVNGSPAK from the coding sequence AGGCCACAGAGCCGCCCTATACGGGCAAATATGTCAACAATCATGAGGCGGGCACCTATATCTGCCGCCAGTGCGGCATGCCGCTCTACCATTCGGACGACAAGTTCGAATCAGGCTGCGGCTGGCCAAGCTTTGACACGGCAGTGCCCGGCGCAGTGCGCCGTGTGCCCGATGCCGATGGCCGCAGGGTTGAGATTCTCTGCGCCAACTGCGGTGGGCATCTGGGGCATGTGTTTGAGGGCGAAGGATTCACAGAAAAAAACACGCGCCATTGCGTCAATTCGCTGTCCATGAGCTTTGCCTCTGCGGGCAGCGATGCGGAAAAAGCGGCTTTGGCGCGGTTGGCAGCCAAAAAGGAAACCTCCGCTGCCGGGGGCGCTCCGCTGGCGGCTACCGGGGCTTCAGGGCAGACAGCTGCCTCTGGAGGATGCACGGCCACAGCCATTGTGGCTGGCGGCTGCTTCTGGGGGGTGGAAGACGCTTTTCAGAAAATACCGGGTGTGTGTGAGGCTGTATCGGGTTATACTGGCGGTCATACGGCCAATCCTACTTACGAGGATGTGTGCCGGGGAGATACAGGCCATGCGGAGGCCGTGCTGGTGCGCTATGACCCCTCGCGCGTGAGTTACGAGCAGATTTTACGCCGCTTTTTTGAAATTCACGATCCTACCCAGCTCAACAGGCAGGGGCCGGATTGGGGCGAGCAGTATCGCTCGGCGGTCTTTTATCAGGGCGCGGAGCAAAAAGCTGTGGTCGAAAAGCTGGTGGCGCGCCTGCGGGAGCTTGGCTACAAGGTGGTTACGCAGGTTGCGCCTGCCGGGCCTTTTTATGAAGCCGAGGCTTACCATCAGGATTTTGCCCGCCGTACAGGGCGGGGCGTGTGCCACATGTCTGTGCCGCGCTTTTCGCAACGGGTGAATGGAAGCCCGGCTAAGTAA
- the ald gene encoding alanine dehydrogenase: MIIGVTKEIKADEYRVGITPAGVKTLTDHGHKVLVESGAGLGSRIGDDEFAKAGASMLPVGDVWAKAEMIMKVKEPLPSEYKYFRPGLLLFTYLHLAADKELTDALLNSGVVGLAYETVQPKDRSLPLLAPMSEVAGRMAVQMGSYILTKQAGGAGMLLGGVAGVQRARVSIVGGGTVGTEAAKMAMGLGAEVTILDNNLNRLRYLGDIFSSRVQTLASNEYNIAGAVQESDLVIGSVLIPGAMAPKLVTEAMIKTMRPGSVVVDVAIDQGGSFETTAGRPTTHHEPTYEKHGVIHYAVANIPGAVPVTSTYALTNATLPFAVELADKGWKNACRENIALERGLNTVDGQCTFAGVAEAFGLPCASTAQILR, encoded by the coding sequence ATGATTATTGGCGTCACCAAGGAGATCAAGGCCGATGAATACCGCGTGGGCATCACGCCCGCCGGGGTCAAGACGCTCACTGACCACGGGCACAAGGTTCTGGTAGAAAGCGGCGCAGGGCTTGGCAGCCGCATTGGCGATGACGAATTTGCCAAGGCTGGCGCAAGTATGCTGCCAGTGGGCGATGTATGGGCCAAGGCTGAAATGATCATGAAGGTCAAGGAGCCACTGCCCAGCGAATACAAATATTTTCGCCCTGGCCTGCTGCTCTTTACCTACCTGCACCTTGCGGCGGACAAGGAACTCACCGATGCCCTGCTCAATTCCGGGGTGGTGGGCCTTGCCTACGAAACCGTGCAGCCCAAGGACCGCAGCCTGCCGCTGCTGGCCCCCATGTCTGAAGTTGCGGGCCGTATGGCCGTGCAGATGGGTTCCTATATCCTGACCAAACAGGCAGGCGGCGCGGGTATGCTGCTGGGCGGCGTGGCTGGCGTGCAGCGCGCCAGGGTCTCCATCGTAGGTGGCGGCACCGTGGGTACGGAAGCCGCCAAGATGGCCATGGGCCTTGGCGCGGAAGTTACCATTCTGGACAACAATCTGAACCGCCTGCGCTATCTGGGCGACATTTTCTCTTCCCGCGTCCAGACCCTTGCTTCCAACGAATACAATATCGCCGGGGCTGTTCAGGAGTCCGACCTTGTTATTGGCTCCGTGCTTATTCCCGGCGCCATGGCCCCGAAACTGGTGACAGAAGCCATGATCAAAACCATGCGCCCCGGCAGCGTGGTGGTGGACGTGGCCATTGACCAGGGCGGTTCGTTTGAAACCACGGCGGGCAGGCCCACCACCCACCACGAACCCACCTATGAAAAGCACGGCGTCATCCACTATGCCGTTGCCAACATTCCCGGGGCCGTGCCGGTCACGTCAACCTATGCCTTGACCAACGCCACTCTGCCCTTTGCCGTGGAGCTGGCGGACAAAGGCTGGAAGAACGCCTGCCGCGAGAATATCGCCCTTGAGCGCGGCCTCAATACGGTGGATGGGCAGTGCACCTTTGCTGGCGTGGCCGAAGCCTTTGGCCTGCCCTGCGCCTCCACTGCCCAGATTCTGCGGTAG
- a CDS encoding BMP family protein has translation MFPLRPVPLMLTLLLFLCLGFSQPAHCAGAEKPQGPLRVALLLETPTGDNDWNDSLVDGLRQAERELGIKASVITAQPGYDEAALQEMLRTAAGNNDLVLVASNGLHEVLRNNAANFRRTMFGCIDAGIRAPNIMSVTFADEQAAYLAGAAAAMLERQTAMPGISGRKIIGWITGEDCPAMRSLLGGFTEGARVIDPEVRVVNVVTGSFANAEAGRAAAKNLLDQGADILVLASGMGNGPALQEVKARNAYAVGLNTDKDNLLPGHVLTSILKHPNKAAYDIIAATASGHFAGKEILVRDLQNGGVDITSMEPFKAAAGKNLPPDMDRRLRELRGEILNGGIRLKSLRERTLCDCL, from the coding sequence ATGTTCCCACTCCGCCCCGTGCCCCTTATGCTGACACTTCTGCTCTTCCTTTGCCTTGGCTTTTCTCAGCCCGCCCATTGCGCTGGTGCCGAAAAGCCGCAAGGCCCCTTGCGCGTGGCCCTGTTGCTTGAAACACCCACGGGCGACAACGACTGGAACGACAGCCTTGTTGACGGCCTGAGGCAGGCCGAGCGCGAGCTGGGCATAAAGGCCTCTGTGATCACCGCCCAGCCGGGCTACGACGAGGCGGCGCTTCAGGAGATGCTCCGCACGGCTGCGGGCAACAATGATCTTGTGCTGGTGGCCTCCAACGGCCTGCACGAAGTGCTGCGCAACAACGCCGCTAACTTTCGCCGCACCATGTTTGGCTGCATTGATGCCGGCATCCGCGCGCCCAATATAATGTCCGTTACCTTTGCCGACGAGCAGGCTGCCTATCTTGCCGGGGCGGCTGCGGCCATGCTTGAGCGCCAGACCGCCATGCCCGGCATAAGCGGACGCAAGATTATTGGCTGGATAACGGGTGAGGACTGCCCCGCCATGCGCTCCCTGCTGGGAGGATTCACCGAGGGCGCGCGCGTGATTGATCCTGAAGTGCGTGTCGTCAACGTGGTTACAGGCTCATTCGCAAATGCGGAGGCTGGCCGCGCCGCAGCGAAAAATCTGCTCGATCAGGGAGCGGACATCCTGGTGCTGGCAAGCGGCATGGGCAACGGCCCAGCCTTGCAGGAGGTTAAAGCGCGCAACGCTTATGCCGTGGGTCTGAACACCGACAAGGACAACCTGCTGCCCGGCCATGTGCTCACCTCCATCCTCAAGCACCCCAACAAGGCCGCGTACGACATCATAGCCGCTACGGCATCCGGCCACTTTGCAGGCAAGGAAATCCTCGTGCGCGACCTGCAAAACGGCGGTGTGGACATTACCTCCATGGAGCCTTTCAAGGCTGCGGCTGGCAAAAATCTTCCCCCGGATATGGATCGCCGTCTGCGCGAACTGCGGGGCGAAATCCTCAACGGCGGCATCCGGCTCAAATCATTGCGGGAACGCACCTTGTGCGATTGCCTGTAA
- a CDS encoding radical SAM protein, with product MSVDAQPRWFDAQAIGTALERETAPDAAELRDILNKSLELQPLSMAETVALMRVQDGVGVGRIMAAADEVKQKVYGDRIVLSAPLHISNHCGSECLYCANRKSNKAVERKYMTSPEMREAALKLIRQGHKRIFLVSGQLPNADIEYLAEAISILYTAFDGVGEVHSVNVNVGALESHEYAALLESYVGTVLIYQDTYHEASYRAAHISGPKSDYYARLNAADVAFQAGVPDVGGGLMLGLGPWQYDLLGIVQHQAHLLRAYDTGCRTLSLHRMRCAPGSNMQTPYPVSDADYLRCVAIARLAVPYAGIILTTKEPAGLWRDGCSAGASQLLTGSVANPYGNWIDNPEHKVPYPIGEDCHVDEVVRFLLEEARHLPSFCAACPRLGRTGEEFLSMVRECGMKNQCGPNSAASFLEFLLHYATPYTRMIGEQLLAEKMDRMTTGELGAAKRLLTKVRAGRIDEFI from the coding sequence ATGTCTGTTGATGCACAGCCCCGCTGGTTTGATGCCCAGGCCATTGGCACAGCTCTGGAAAGGGAAACAGCACCTGACGCCGCAGAGCTTCGGGATATCCTCAACAAGTCGCTCGAATTGCAGCCGCTGTCCATGGCGGAAACGGTCGCCCTCATGCGTGTGCAGGACGGCGTGGGCGTTGGCCGCATTATGGCAGCCGCCGATGAAGTCAAGCAAAAGGTTTACGGCGACCGCATTGTGCTTTCCGCACCCCTGCACATCTCCAACCACTGCGGCAGCGAATGCCTGTATTGCGCCAACCGCAAAAGCAACAAGGCCGTTGAGCGCAAGTACATGACCTCGCCTGAAATGCGCGAGGCAGCCCTCAAGCTCATCCGGCAGGGCCACAAACGTATTTTCCTTGTCAGCGGGCAGTTGCCCAATGCCGATATTGAATATCTGGCCGAGGCCATCAGCATCCTGTACACAGCCTTTGACGGCGTGGGGGAAGTGCACAGCGTCAACGTAAACGTGGGCGCTCTGGAATCGCACGAGTATGCCGCCCTGCTGGAATCGTATGTGGGAACCGTGCTGATCTATCAGGACACCTACCACGAGGCCAGTTATCGCGCGGCCCACATCTCTGGCCCCAAGAGTGATTACTACGCCCGGCTGAACGCCGCAGATGTTGCCTTTCAGGCGGGTGTGCCGGACGTGGGCGGCGGCCTGATGCTGGGCCTTGGCCCCTGGCAGTACGATCTGCTGGGCATTGTGCAGCATCAGGCGCACTTGCTGCGGGCCTATGACACCGGCTGCCGCACCCTGAGCCTGCACCGCATGCGTTGCGCCCCCGGCAGCAACATGCAAACGCCCTATCCTGTGAGCGATGCCGACTACCTGCGCTGTGTGGCCATTGCCCGGCTGGCGGTTCCTTACGCGGGCATCATCCTGACCACCAAGGAACCTGCGGGCCTGTGGCGCGATGGCTGTAGCGCGGGCGCTTCGCAACTGCTCACAGGCAGCGTTGCCAACCCCTACGGCAACTGGATTGACAATCCCGAGCACAAGGTTCCCTACCCCATTGGCGAAGACTGCCATGTGGATGAAGTGGTGCGTTTTCTGCTGGAAGAAGCCCGCCACCTGCCGTCATTTTGCGCGGCCTGCCCCCGGCTGGGGCGCACGGGCGAGGAGTTCCTTTCCATGGTGCGCGAGTGCGGCATGAAAAACCAGTGCGGCCCCAACTCTGCCGCGTCGTTCCTGGAATTTCTGCTGCACTACGCCACGCCCTACACGCGCATGATTGGCGAACAGCTGTTGGCCGAAAAAATGGACAGGATGACCACGGGTGAGCTTGGCGCGGCCAAAAGGCTGCTGACCAAGGTGCGCGCTGGCCGCATTGACGAATTCATCTAA
- a CDS encoding sodium:proton antiporter: protein MNLLRLSAYALSALLLTPYTALAAADHLTVPGTLSAWWIIPFAGMLLSIAILPLTAHIFWEHHRGKISIFWALTFLVPCLAAYGPGVTFYEFCHIILLDYVPFLVLLFSLYTVAGGVRLKGSLTGTPPVNLGILAIGTVLASWMGTTGAAMLLVRPLLRANAHRKYRVHSVVFFIFLVANIGGSLSPLGDPPLFLGFLKGVDFFWTTSHLFLKTLSLSTALLAIYFVLDMVLYNKEGRPVPPINPAEAAPAKPGQVMPSQEKLGLDGKINLLFLLGVVTAVLLSGLFPLGTIATVGGVPLEAQNVLRDAALLFLAWLSMRYTSRRCRELNGFTWGPIEEVAQLFFGIFVSMIPAMAILKAGTSGALAPLVELVSRDGQPVNAMYFWLTGILSSFLDNAPTYMVFFNTAGGDAQTLMHHMPETLAAISAGAVFMGACSYIGNAPNFMVRAIAEDQGVRMPGFFGYILWSLGILVPLFALLTWFFFT from the coding sequence ATGAATCTACTCCGCCTCTCTGCATATGCTCTGAGCGCACTGCTGCTTACTCCCTACACGGCTCTTGCCGCCGCCGACCATCTCACAGTTCCCGGCACCCTCTCCGCATGGTGGATCATCCCTTTTGCGGGCATGCTGCTTTCCATAGCCATATTGCCGCTGACCGCCCATATTTTCTGGGAACATCACCGGGGCAAGATTTCCATTTTCTGGGCGCTCACCTTTCTTGTCCCATGCCTTGCGGCCTATGGCCCCGGCGTGACCTTCTATGAATTCTGCCACATCATCCTGCTGGATTACGTGCCCTTTCTTGTACTTCTTTTTTCGCTGTACACGGTTGCGGGCGGGGTACGCCTTAAAGGCTCCCTCACAGGCACACCGCCAGTGAATCTGGGAATCCTCGCCATAGGAACCGTGCTGGCAAGCTGGATGGGCACCACAGGGGCAGCCATGCTGCTTGTGCGCCCGTTGCTGCGGGCCAATGCGCACCGCAAGTACCGCGTGCATTCTGTGGTATTTTTCATCTTTCTGGTGGCAAACATCGGCGGTTCCCTCTCGCCTCTGGGCGACCCGCCGCTGTTTCTGGGTTTTTTGAAGGGCGTGGACTTTTTCTGGACTACCTCACACCTGTTTTTGAAAACCCTGAGCCTGTCCACGGCCCTGCTGGCAATCTATTTTGTTCTGGACATGGTGCTTTATAACAAGGAAGGCCGCCCCGTACCGCCGATCAACCCTGCTGAAGCCGCGCCCGCGAAGCCGGGGCAGGTAATGCCCAGCCAGGAAAAACTCGGCCTGGACGGCAAGATCAACCTGCTGTTCCTGCTGGGCGTGGTGACTGCCGTGCTGCTTTCCGGTCTGTTCCCGCTGGGAACCATCGCCACGGTGGGTGGTGTGCCGTTGGAAGCGCAAAATGTGCTGCGCGATGCCGCCCTGCTCTTCCTGGCGTGGCTTTCCATGCGCTATACCAGCCGCAGATGCCGCGAGCTGAACGGCTTTACGTGGGGGCCCATTGAAGAAGTGGCTCAATTGTTCTTTGGTATTTTTGTCAGCATGATTCCGGCCATGGCCATTCTCAAGGCAGGAACCTCAGGCGCGCTGGCCCCGCTGGTGGAACTGGTCTCGCGCGATGGGCAGCCGGTTAATGCCATGTACTTCTGGCTGACGGGCATTCTTTCCAGTTTTCTTGATAACGCACCGACCTACATGGTCTTTTTCAATACTGCTGGTGGTGATGCGCAAACGCTCATGCACCATATGCCCGAAACTCTGGCGGCCATTTCCGCTGGCGCGGTCTTTATGGGCGCATGCAGCTACATAGGCAACGCGCCCAACTTTATGGTGCGGGCCATTGCGGAAGATCAAGGCGTGCGTATGCCCGGATTTTTCGGCTACATTCTGTGGTCGCTCGGCATTCTTGTGCCGCTGTTTGCTCTGCTGACCTGGTTTTTCTTTACCTAG
- a CDS encoding RNA methyltransferase has translation MPKEPTARRKARFLEVLSHRQPDLTLVLANIHDPHNVSAIYRSCDAFGVSRVHLYYTNTAFPALGRKTSASARKWVESVRHKTSEDMLADLRGQGMQVLATSFTEKARPMREWDFTRPTAVIMGNEHSGVEPELLAAADGELYIPMYGMIQSFNVSVASAIILAEAARQREAAGMYATPRFDEATLATRLGEWLEK, from the coding sequence ATGCCCAAAGAACCTACGGCACGGCGCAAGGCCCGCTTTCTGGAAGTGCTGAGTCACCGCCAGCCGGACCTTACGCTGGTGCTTGCCAATATTCACGACCCGCACAACGTTTCGGCCATTTACCGCTCGTGCGATGCCTTTGGCGTCAGCCGTGTGCACCTGTATTACACCAATACGGCTTTTCCCGCGCTGGGACGCAAGACCTCTGCTTCTGCCCGCAAGTGGGTGGAAAGCGTGCGCCATAAAACCAGCGAAGACATGCTTGCCGACCTGCGCGGTCAGGGCATGCAGGTGCTTGCCACTTCGTTTACAGAAAAGGCCCGCCCCATGCGGGAATGGGATTTTACACGCCCCACGGCGGTGATTATGGGCAACGAGCATAGCGGCGTTGAGCCGGAACTGCTGGCCGCCGCCGATGGCGAGCTGTACATACCCATGTACGGCATGATCCAGAGCTTCAACGTGTCTGTGGCTTCGGCCATTATTCTTGCAGAAGCAGCCCGCCAGCGCGAGGCCGCAGGCATGTACGCCACCCCGCGCTTTGATGAGGCAACTCTCGCAACCCGTCTTGGGGAGTGGCTGGAAAAATAG
- a CDS encoding DMT family transporter, whose product MNNPALICQAYAFATVVLWSTAYVYTKVALAFFTPGPLGLVRCAVASLAFVGVLLARGRGRGGFFVPSVRHLPLFAASGLSGFTLYLLAFNEGSITLNPTTNCIVISTAPILTAALARLFFSERLPVLRWLALALAFGGVVVMNGGGRGFMLAPGMGWVLVAAVLISLYNITQRTLSRHYGSMEIAAWSFFAGTLFLLYCLPQTVAQVQAAPASALWLALFLGIFPSAAAYLLWTKALALAPRTSLVTNYMFLTPFLSMLLDFVVTGGLPEASTFAGGAIIMGALVLFSLAGRRG is encoded by the coding sequence ATGAACAATCCCGCGCTGATCTGTCAGGCCTATGCCTTTGCCACCGTTGTGCTGTGGTCAACCGCCTATGTGTACACCAAGGTTGCGCTGGCATTTTTTACGCCAGGCCCGCTGGGCCTTGTGCGGTGCGCTGTGGCGTCGCTGGCCTTTGTTGGCGTTCTGCTGGCAAGGGGCAGAGGGCGCGGGGGATTTTTTGTTCCTTCTGTCCGGCATCTGCCCCTGTTTGCGGCGTCAGGGCTGAGCGGTTTCACGCTGTATCTGCTGGCCTTCAATGAGGGTTCCATCACCCTCAATCCCACCACCAACTGCATTGTCATTTCCACAGCACCCATTCTGACGGCGGCGCTGGCGCGTCTGTTTTTCAGCGAGCGTTTGCCCGTGCTGCGCTGGCTTGCGCTTGCGCTGGCATTTGGCGGCGTAGTGGTGATGAACGGCGGCGGGCGCGGATTTATGCTGGCTCCCGGCATGGGCTGGGTGCTGGTGGCCGCAGTGCTCATAAGCCTGTACAATATTACGCAGCGCACATTGTCGCGGCACTACGGATCCATGGAAATCGCGGCCTGGAGTTTTTTTGCGGGTACGCTCTTTTTGCTGTACTGCCTGCCGCAAACCGTGGCCCAGGTACAGGCTGCGCCCGCCAGCGCGCTCTGGCTTGCGCTTTTTCTGGGGATTTTCCCCAGCGCGGCTGCCTATCTGCTCTGGACAAAAGCTCTTGCCCTTGCCCCGCGCACAAGCCTTGTGACCAACTACATGTTCCTGACGCCCTTTTTGTCCATGCTGCTTGATTTCGTGGTGACGGGCGGCCTGCCGGAGGCCTCCACCTTTGCGGGGGGAGCGATTATCATGGGGGCTTTGGTGCTGTTCAGCCTTGCGGGCAGGAGGGGCTAA